TTTAAAAACACATGCCATTCAGCAGGTTACCAATTGGAAAGGAACCGAAACCTATCCCATGTGGTACAAAAACACCATTTATTTTGCATCCGATCATGGTCCGGCCAACCGGCTGAATATCTGGGCTTACAATACGCAAACCAAAACGTTCAGACAAGTTACCCATTTTAAAGACTACGATGTGGATTGGCCTTCTCTTGGCAATAACGGTATTGTTTTTCAGGAAGGAGGAAACCTTTATGTACTGGATCTTCCATCGGAACAACTGCATAAAATCAATGTAACCGTTCCTGCTGACGGCGTACGTACCCGGCCACGTTGGGTAAACGTAAGCAAACAAATCCGCAGTTTTGATATTGCCCCTAATGGCAAAAGAGCCCTTTTTGATGCCCGTGGCGACCTTTTCACGGTTCCGGCCAAACATGGCGCTATTCGCAATCTTACCCATAGCTCAGGAGCACAAGAACAATATGCCAGCTGGTCTCCTAACGGCAAATGGATTGCTTACATGACCGACAGAACCGGAGAGAATGAACTGGCTATCCGGCCTTCGGACGGATCCGGTAAAGAAGAAATTCTTACCCATTTCAAAACCGGTTATTTTCTGCATCCGGTATGGAGTCCGGGAAGTGCTAAAATTGCTTTTTCCGATAACATGCATCAACTTTGGTACATCTCACTGAAAGACAAAAAAGCAGTTCGTATTGACCAGGACAAACTGAATCCGATTAGAAGCTACAGTTGGTCGCCTGATGGTAAATGGATTGCTTATACTAAAACCAACAAAAGCGGTCTGCAACAAATCTATTTTTACAATTTGGATAATAAAAAAATCACCAAAGTAAGTACGGGGATGTACAACGACAATGATCCCGTGTTCTCGCCTGATGGAAAATATCTCTATTTTGTTTCAGCCCGTCATGAGAATCCCACTTTCAGCGAAACGGAATTTAATATTGCCACGCTGAAAATGACCGGAATTTATGTGGCTACACTGCAAAAAGGTGAAAAATCACCGTTTGCTCCGAAATCAGACGAAGGTATTCCTTCAACACAAAAGAAAAAATCATCCGCTGCCGGTCCGTGGAAACCGGAGGCTTCTGCTCCTATTCATATTGATCTGAACGGATTGATGCAAAGAGCAGTATCACTTCCCATTGAAGCCAATGACTACGGAAATCTTCAGGTTTTCGGAAATAATATTTATTTCCAAACCTACCCGCTGCAAACCATCGAAGGGCCTTTGCCAGGAAGTGGAGAAAGCGCACTAAAAGTCTACCATCTTAACAAGAAAAAAGAAACTACGATTCTGAAAAACCACGTGGGAGCTTACGTACTTAGTGCCGATGGAAGTACAATTCTGTATACGGAAAAAGGGAAATTTTATATGATTCCGTCAAAGGCCACAAACGGAAAAGATGCCCACATGCTGGCAACCGCAAATATGAAAACACAAATCAATCCCAAAGCCGAATGGGATGAAATGTATCATCAGTCATGGCGACTTTTCCGCGATTACTTCTATAATTCTAAAATGAACGGAGTAAACTGGGAAGAAATCGGAAATCGCTATGCCAAACTACTTCCCCAATTGGGTTCTCGTGAAGATCTGAATTACCTGATTGGCGAAATGATTGGCGAATTGGGCAATTCACATACTTATGTTTGGGGTGGTGATGATGATTACACCGGCAAATACAATCCTACCGGATTACTGGGAGTAGATTTTGGCTTAAATAAAGCATCCGGACGATATTACTTCAAAAAGATCTACCAGGGCGATAACACCCGAGAAGGTTATCATTCTCCGCTTACACAACCTGGTGTAAATGTAAAACAAGGGGATTATCTTCTTGCCGTAAACGGACAGCCTTTAAAAGCACCGGTTAATCCTTACAGCTTGTTTGTTAACACGGTAGGAAAACAGGTAACCCTTACCGTAGCCAGCGATCCTGCCGGAAAAAATAAACATGACGTAGTTGTTAAACCTATTTCCAGTGAACTGAATCTGCGTTTATTAAACTGGATCCGCACCAAACGGCAATACGTCAATAAAAAATCAGACGGAAAAATCGGCTACATTTACCTGTCCGACATGGAAGCCTTGGGAATGGATCAATTTGTCCATCAATTTTACCCGCAAATCAGCAAACAAGGGTTGATCATCGACGATCGCTTTAATGGTGGTGGATTTATCGACCAGATTGTTCTTGAACGGCTCAGAAGAGTGCTCATCGGGATGAGCACTGACCGGGTACGTGGCGCACTGCGTTATCCAGCTCAAGTACTTAACGGACCGAAAGTCACGCTGATTAATCACTATTCTGCTTCTGACGGCGACATGTTCCCCTATTACTTCCGCAAATACGGTTTAGGTCCACTGATCGGAACCAGAACTTGGGGAGGAGTAAGAGGTTATAGCAATGTATGGACACTCATTGACGGTGGTAGTCTGGTCGTTTCTCAAAACAGTATTTACGGACTGGATTCGAAATGGATCATTGAAAATCACGGTGTCAGTCCGGATATCCGGGTCGATGATTTGCCAGGAGATGTTATGGCTGGAAAAGACAAACAACTGGATACAGCCATCGATTATCTCATGAAGAAAATCAAAGAACATCCGGAAAATCTTCCGCAACCACCAAAAGAAATGCCGGCTTATCCATCAGGAAAAGATGCATCAGGCACCAATCCTGCTAATCCATAAAATCAATTCAATGCGCTTTGCAACGGCTGTTTCTTTTACAGAAACAGCCGTTTTTTTACTCTAAATAAAGGCATTGTATCTGCCTGATTAACAACATTAAGACAGCTGTTATA
The sequence above is drawn from the Candidatus Sulfidibacterium hydrothermale genome and encodes:
- a CDS encoding S41 family peptidase, with protein sequence MKKNSLFRLILLLFLSGSTVAAFSATPEQNHLLCRFPTLHNNTIVFEAAGNLWKVNREGGTAVRLTTDGGYDMMPRFSPDGKTIAFTGQYDGNVDVYTIPADGGPAKRLTYHSDVVKKAPTRWGPNNMVVTWTPDGKDIVFLSRRNTWNSWFGQLFEVNKLGGLPQQLPLPKGGVLSYSPDGSKIAYNRIFRNFRTWKHYNGGLAQNIWIYDLKTHAIQQVTNWKGTETYPMWYKNTIYFASDHGPANRLNIWAYNTQTKTFRQVTHFKDYDVDWPSLGNNGIVFQEGGNLYVLDLPSEQLHKINVTVPADGVRTRPRWVNVSKQIRSFDIAPNGKRALFDARGDLFTVPAKHGAIRNLTHSSGAQEQYASWSPNGKWIAYMTDRTGENELAIRPSDGSGKEEILTHFKTGYFLHPVWSPGSAKIAFSDNMHQLWYISLKDKKAVRIDQDKLNPIRSYSWSPDGKWIAYTKTNKSGLQQIYFYNLDNKKITKVSTGMYNDNDPVFSPDGKYLYFVSARHENPTFSETEFNIATLKMTGIYVATLQKGEKSPFAPKSDEGIPSTQKKKSSAAGPWKPEASAPIHIDLNGLMQRAVSLPIEANDYGNLQVFGNNIYFQTYPLQTIEGPLPGSGESALKVYHLNKKKETTILKNHVGAYVLSADGSTILYTEKGKFYMIPSKATNGKDAHMLATANMKTQINPKAEWDEMYHQSWRLFRDYFYNSKMNGVNWEEIGNRYAKLLPQLGSREDLNYLIGEMIGELGNSHTYVWGGDDDYTGKYNPTGLLGVDFGLNKASGRYYFKKIYQGDNTREGYHSPLTQPGVNVKQGDYLLAVNGQPLKAPVNPYSLFVNTVGKQVTLTVASDPAGKNKHDVVVKPISSELNLRLLNWIRTKRQYVNKKSDGKIGYIYLSDMEALGMDQFVHQFYPQISKQGLIIDDRFNGGGFIDQIVLERLRRVLIGMSTDRVRGALRYPAQVLNGPKVTLINHYSASDGDMFPYYFRKYGLGPLIGTRTWGGVRGYSNVWTLIDGGSLVVSQNSIYGLDSKWIIENHGVSPDIRVDDLPGDVMAGKDKQLDTAIDYLMKKIKEHPENLPQPPKEMPAYPSGKDASGTNPANP